From the genome of Methylocystis echinoides:
CGAGCAAAACGCGCTGCGAGTGGACGAGCCCGCCCAGCCGGTCGAGATTTTTCTGCATGTTCTCCGGATAGACGAGCAGATTCTCGATCACATTGGTGAGCCGGGCGAGCGCGAAATCGAGCGTCACGGTGGCGTCGGGCCCGATCATGCGCTCGACCGAGGAGTGCGAAATATCGCGCTCGTGCCAGAGCGCCACATTCTCCATGGCGGGGATCGCCATGCCGCGCACGAGCCGGGCGAGGCCGGTAAGATTTTCGGTCAGCACCGGATTGCGCTTATGCGGCATGGCCGAGGAGCCCTTCTGCCCGGCCGAGAAATATTCCTCGGCCTCCAGCACTTCGGTGCGTTGCAGATGGCGAATCTCGGTCGCGAGCCGCTCGACCGAGGAGGCGACGACGCCGAGCGTCGCGAAAAAGGCCGCATGGCGGTCGCGCGGAATGACCTGCGTCGAAACGGGCTCCGGGACGAGGCCCATCTTATGGGCGACATATTCTTCGACGCGCGGGTCAATATTGGCGAAAGTGCCGACCGCTCCGGAAATCGCGCAGGTCGCGACTTCTTTTCGAGCCTGCACGAGACGCTCGCGGGCGCGGGAGAATTCGGCGTAGGCCTGCGCCATTTTGAGGCCGAAGGTCACGGGTTCGGCGTGAATGCCGTGCGAGCGGCCGATGGTCGGGGTGAATTTGTGCTCGAAAGCCCGCTTCCTGATCGCGGCGAGCAGCGCGTCGACGTCGGCGATGAGCAAATCGGCGGCGCGCGACAGCTGCACGGCGAGGCAGGTGTCGAGCACGTCCGACGAGGTCATGCCCTGATGCACGAAGCGCGAGTCCGGCCCGATGAATTCGGCGAGATGGGTCAGGAAGGCGATGACGTCGTGCTTCGTCACCCGCTCGATTTCGTCGATGCGGGCGACGTCGAACTGCACGAAATCCGCCTTGTCCCAGATGTTCTTGGCGCTTTCCTTGGGGATGACGCCGAGTTCGGCGAGCGCGTCGCAGGCATAGGCCTCGATCTCGAACCAGATGCGAAAGCGCGTCTGCGGCTCCCAGATCGTCGTCATCTCGGGGCGGGAATAGCGGGGGATCATGGGCTCTGTGCTCTCGTCGCGCGGGTGAACATGCTCGCGCGGGCGCTATCACAGTGACGAAGAAAGCGCAAAGCGGGCGGGACGAAACAGGCGCCGACGCCTCTCATGCAGCGAGACGCCGCCTTCGGCGGCTCCTCGCCAAGAAACGCTTTTTCACATTAATTCATAGAGTAAGGATCGTCCTGAGGAGCCCCCGCAGCGGACGTCTGGGCGGACGCGGCCGTCTCGGGGGCTTGTCGCCGACGCGCGACCGGCCCCGCTTTTGTATGCGCTCGGCCCGTCCGCTTGATATATCCATCGCGGGGCGGGCGGCGCCCGGGGGAGGCCGGAATGGAACAGGAACGCCTGGCGCGCATCAAGGCGGGGGTCGTGGAGGAAGGCCGGCAGCTTCTCGTCATCTTCCTCTACCTCTGGGTGCTGCTGACCCTCTTCTCCCTCCACAAGGCCGTCATTTTCAACGAAGATCTGCTGACCTATCAGCAGGGCCTCGCGCTCATCAACGCCCTCGCCCTCGCCAAGATTATCCTGATCGGACAGAAGCTGCATCTCGGCGAGCCCAACAGGGATGCGCCCGTCGCAGTCCCGGCGCTGATCAAAGCGGCGATCTTCGGCCTGCTTCTCGTCGCCTTCCATGTCGTCGAGGAGACGCTCATCGGCGTCTTCCACGGCAAGACCGTGCGGGAGGCGATCCCGACGATCGGCGACGGCTCGCTGCAGGCCATCCTCATGACGGCGATCATCGCCACGGTCGGGCTCATCCCCTTCTTCGCCTTTGTCGAGCTCGAGCGGGTTCTTGGGACCGACGAACTGCGCACCCTGCTCTTCGGCCGGCGGCGCGCCAGAAACGCGTCGGGAGAACATGTCGAGCGGCATTTCCTCAATTCGGAGACCGTGCGCGACGTCGTCATCGGCATGGCGGACGGGCTCACCGTGCCCTTCGCCCTCGCGGCCGGCATATCGGCGGCGATCGCCTCGACGCGCGTCGTCGTCACGGCGGGGCTCGCCGAAATCGTCGCCGGCGCGACGGCCATGGGGCTCGGCGGCTATCTCGCGGCGCGCAGCGACCAGGAGCACTTCCACTCCGAAGAGAAGCGCGAATATGCCGAGGTCGAAAAACTTCCAGACCAGGAGCGCCGTGAGCTGCGCGAGATTTTCGCCCAATATGGGCTCGAAAAGCCGGAGGTCGACACGGTCGTCTCGGCGCTCTCCGCGGACAAGAAGCGCTGGGTCGATTTCATGATGCGCTTCGAGCTGGGGCTGGAGCGGCCCGACCCCAAGCGCGCGCCGGTCAGCGCGGCGACGATCGCCGCGGCCTACGCGATTGGCGGTCTGATCCCGCTCGCGCCTTACATCGTCGAGGACGATATCCGCCGCGCGCTGCTCCATTCCGCTCTTTTTACCGGCGTCGCGCTGCTTGTTTTCGGCGCGGTCAAAGGGCGGCTCACCGGCGCCGATCCTGTGAAATCCGGCCTGCAGACCTTTCTCGTCGGCGGGCTCGCGGCCGGCGCAGCCTATTATCTCGCCTCGCTTTTCGGCTGAAGCCTCGCTTTGAGCGCTTCGCTCGCGCAGGACGGCGGTGTGGCGTCGGGGCGTCGCGCCGACCATATGAAGATCATGGGAGGCGGCATGCAGAAGGCGGATGTGATCGTTCTCGGGGCAGGCATGGTCGGCGTCTCGGCGGCGCTGCATCTGCAGGCGCGCGGGCGGGACGTGGCGCTGGTCGACCGGCGCGGCGCAGGTCTCGAGACGAGCTTTGGCAACGCCGGCCTGATCGAACGCTCGTCGATCTTCCCCTATCTCTTCCCGCGCGACCCGAAGCGCCTCGTCAAATATGCGCTGAACCTGCTCCCGGAAGCGCATTATCACGTCGCCGCTTTGCCCTCGGTCGCGCCCTGGCTCATGCGCTACTGGCGCGCGAGTTCGCCGGAGCGGGTGGCAAAAAGCATCGCCGGCCGGCGTCCGCTGATCGAGCGCAGCCTGATCGAGCACGAGGCGCTGATCCAGCAGGCGGGGGCTGGCCGGCTCATCCGCTACACGGGCTGGATCAAGCTGTTTCGCAGCGACGAGACCCTGGCGCTGGGCGTGGCCGACGCGGAGAAGCTGCGCGCCTATGACCTCCACATCGACATTCTGGATTCGAAGGGCGTCGCCGCGCGCGAGCCGCATCTCGCCAAGGTCGCGGGCGCCGTCCACTATCTCGACACAGCCTCGGTGAGCGATCCGGGGGCGCTCGCCAAGGCCTATGCCGATCTCTTCCTCGCCCGCGGCGGGCGTTTCGTCTCGGCCGACGCCCTGACGCTCGAACAGGAGCCGGACGGCGGCTGGAGCGTCGCGGGGCCGGAGGGGCGCCTTGCGGCGCCCGACGCCGTGCTCGCGCTCGGCCCCTGGTCCGATCAGATTTTCCGCCGCTATGGCTATGAGATGCCCTTCGGCTTCAAGCGCGGTTACCACATGCATTACGCGCCGCAGCCGGGCGCGACGCTCAACCACCCGATCCTCGACGCCGACAATGGCTATCTGCTGGCGCCGATGGACCGGGGGATCCGGCTGACGAGCGGCGCGGAGTTCGCGACCCGCGACGCGCCGCCGACGCCGGTGCAAATCGAGCGCTGCGAGCCGATTGCGCGGACGCTGTTCCCGCTCGGGCCGGCGCTCGACCGGGCCCCCTGGAAAGGCGCCCGCCCCTGCCTGCCGGATATGCTCCCGGTTCTGGGACCGGCCCCGCGCCACAAGGGACTGTGGTTCGATTTCGGCCACGCCCATCACGGCCTGACGCTCGGGCCGGTGACCGGGCGCCTCCTCGCCGAAATGATGACGGGCGAAACGCCCTTCACCGATCCCGCCCCCTATCGCGTCGACCGTTTTTAAAGCCGCGCAAGCTTCACACGGGTTTCGTGATCTGAAACTGTCGGGCTCTGGCCCGAATCGCGCCCGACGGCGCCGTTGGAATGATCATGCGCGCCGCGGAACGACTTGCCTTTATCGACGGATGGCGCGCAGTCGCGATCCTTCTCGTTTTTGCCGACCACCTCGGCATGAACAAGGAGATCGGCGCCTTTTATGAGCAAAGCGCGATCGGCGTGGTCTCCCAATATGGCGAGACGGGCGTCTTCATCTTCTTCTTTATCAGCGGCTATGTCGTCAGTCTGACCGCGCTGCGGGAGGTCGCGGCGACCGGCGGCTTTTCCGCCCCCGCCTTCTATGCGCGGCGCTTTTTCCGCATCGCGCCGCCGCTGACGCTCTATCTTGGCGCGCTGGCGGCGCTGGGCCTTGCCGGCCTCATCGACGTCTCCGCCGAAAACATCGTCAGCGCGGCCCTCTATCTTTGCAATTCGACCGCGCCCGGCGCGTCCTGCAACTGGTATGTCGGCCATACCTGGAGCCTCGCTTTCGAGGAGCAGTTCTACTGCCTCTTTCCCCTGGCTTTCGCCTGGTCGGCGCTCGGCAAAGCGCCGCGCCCGGCCCTGGCTGCGGCGGCCCTCGCCTTTGCCGCCCTGCCGTTCGTTTTCACCGTCTGGTGGATCGGCAAGATCGGCTGCGTCGTCGCCTATGGGCTCTTTTCGGCAGGCTGGGCCGCCGCGAAACAGGGCGGGGCGATCGAGGCTCTCTTCCAGAATTGGCGGACGCCGGCCTTGGCGCTGGCCGCGCTGATCGTGTTTGCGCCGAGGAGCGTCGTCGCGGCTTTCGGAGCCGACGAAGCGGCGCGCGCGGAGCTGATCGCCTGGTATCGCCTGGCCTATGTCGGGGCCATTCCGGTCCTCGTGCTGCTGTCGGGGGCGGCGGGCGGCGTGTTGCGTAAATTGCTCTCGATCGGCGTCGTCGGGGCGTTGGGCCGCGCCAGCTATTCCGTCTATCTCTGGCAGCAGCTCTGCAACGGCCCGATTTTCAGCGACCTCGGGGCCGCCGAACAGGTCGCCTTGCTGGCCGGGACAATCCTGTTCTGCCTTGGCCTCTTTCGCATCGAACTCAGAGTGATCGGCCTCGGCCAGGCGCTCTCCCGGCGCTTTCAGCGGCGAGAGGACGCCGAAGCGGCGCCCAGCGCCGTCGCGATCGGCCCGGCGCATTGAAGGAAAACCCGGCGACCGGGAGAGTAATAATCGCCGGGTTTATTCAGCTTCACCTGAATATCTGCGAGGCCTGATGCATAACGATAAGAAAAAAGGCAAGCCCACCGGCAATAAACATCGACGCCTTGAGCATTGACGCGCGGCTATGCTGGATCATAATTCCATGCTCCTTCGTTTTCCCTGTCGATTGGAGCTTAATTCACTCTCTGGCGCGTAAAAGCGCCAATTTTAATAAAACTGACAGGTCCACCCTGTCCTTCCGCGAAGGCGAGGTCTGGACGTCGCGCCGCGCTCGCGGAGCGACGCCTTTGCGCCGAGGCGCGGCCTGTGGCAATAACGCGTCGACCATTCCTTAGAGGATCACCATGGCGGCGGACGTCACCTTTCCTGCGGCGGCGGCGGCGGGGCTCTTGTCTTTTCTCTCGCCCTGCGTGCTGCCGCTCGTGCCGCCCTATCTGACCTATCTCGCCGGCGTCTCCATGGAGGATCTCGAGATCGAGACCCGCTCGAAGGCGCGCCGCGACGTGCTGCTCTCGGCGATCCTCTTCGTCCTTGGCTTCACCACCGTCTTTGTGGCGCTCGGCGCGACGGCGAGCGCCTTCGGCGCGGTGATCCGCGCCAATCTGCACATTCTCTCCTGGGCGGCTGGGGCCATCATCATTTTGATGGGACTGCACTTCGTCGGCCTGCTGAAGGTCAGCCTGCTGTATCGGGAGAAGCGGGCCGAGATCACCAAGCCGATGGGACTGTTCGGCTCTTATGTGATGGGCCTCGCCTTCGCCTTCGGCTGGACGCCCTGCATCGGGCCGATCCTGGCGGCGATCCTCGCCGTCGCCGGAACGCAGGAAACGGTCTCACGCGGCGCCGCCTTGCTCGCCACTTATTCGCTGGGCCTCGGCCTGCCCTTCGTGGCCGCGGGTTTTGCGCTTGGCCGCTTCCTCGCCTTCGTCGCCCGCTTCCGCAAACATTTCGGCAAAGTCGAGAAGGTCGTGGGCGTCCTGCTGATCTTCACAGGCGTCGCTTTCCTCACTGGCGGCGTGCAGGAAATGTCTTTCTGGCTGCTCGAAGCCTTCCCCGGCCTGGCGACGCTCGGATGACTGCTGGCGCTGGTTGGGACCCCAGACAGGATCCCCGCCTGCCGGAGATCGACCGGTTGCGCGGTCTCGTCATGATCCTCATGGCGCTCGACCATATGCGCGACTTTTTCGACGCCGACGCTCTGCGATTCAGCCCCACGGACCTCGACCGCACCTATCCTTTTCTTTTCTTCACGCGCTTTATCACCCATTTCTGCGCGCCGGCCTTCGCGCTGCTCGCGGGCGTCGGCGCCTATCTCTATGGGGCGCGCCGTCAGGACCCGCGGGCGCTGCCCCTGTTTCTCGCCACCCGCGGCGTCTGGCTCATTCTGCTCGACGCGTTTCTGATCAGTCCGGTCTGGGGCGGGCCGGGGCGGATCATGCTCGGCACGCTTTGGGCGATCGGCTGCGGGCTCGTCGCACTTTCGGTCCTCTCGCGCCTGCCCACGACGGGGGTATTGGCGATCGGCGCGGCGATCATCCTCGGCCACAACCTTCTGGACGGAATCCACGCCGCCGATCTCGGAGCCTTCGGCCCGTGGTGGCGGCTGTTGCACGAGAAAGGCGCCTTGCCCCTGGGGATTCCCGGCGTCGTTTATTACCCGGCTCTGCCCTGGATCGGCGTCGTCCTGCTCGGCTATGGGATCGGGCCGCTTTTCCAGCGCGCGCCGGCGACGCGCGACGCGACGCTGCGCTGGGCGGGGCTTGCCGCCCTCGCCGCCTTCGCCCTTTTGCGGGCGTCGAATGTCTATGGCGACCCGACGCCCTGGAAGGGGCGAGGCGACGCGGTCTTCACCCTTCTCTCCTTTCTCGACGTCACCAAATACCCGCCGTCCCTGCTCTATTTGCTCGTGACCCTGGGCGGCGCGGCTTTGGTCCTGCCGGCGCTCGAGTCCGTACGCGGCGCGGCGGGGCGCGTCCTCGTCACCTTCGGCCGGACGCCGCTGCTGTTCTATGTCCTGCACCTCTATGTCGGCGTCGCGGCGGCGCTGGCGCTCGCGGCGGCGCGCGGCTATAGCCTTGCCGACATTGGCGACTTCGCCAAATCGGGGGCGCCGCCGGCGGGCTTCGGCCTGGGCCTCGCCGGCGCCTATGCGGCGTGGGCGCTTATCGTCGCGGCGCTCTATCCGGTTTGTCGCTGGTTCGCCGACGTCAAGCGCCGGCGTCAGGACCTGTGGTGGCTAAGCTATCTTTAACGTTAAGGATTTGATGCGATTTACCCAGGCTGCCGAGGCTTGGCGGCTTGGTGCGCCGACGGGGCGCGCGTATAGAAGAATGTCGTTTTTTTCGTCTCAATGCAGGTTCGGGGTCAGGTAAATGCTCGAAAAACTGGTGGCCTTCTGTCTTCGTTGGCCCTGGACCGTCGTTCTTTTTACGCTCGGACTGACCGCCGGCGGCGTTTACCTCACCGTCGAGCGTTTCGCGATCGACACCGACACGGCGAATCTTTTCTCCCCGGACGTCAGCTGGCGGAAAAACCAGATGGCGCTCTACCGCGCCTTTCCCCAGCTCGAAAATTCCATCGTCGCCGTCATCGACGCCCCCAACCCGACGGCGGCCGACGACGCCGCGTCGCGGCTCACCGCCGAACTCAAGGGCAAGCCCCTGCTGACCCGCGTGTGGCGCCCGGACGATCCGGCTTATTTCACGAAAAACGGCCTGCTTTATCTCGACCTCGCCGAGGTCGAGCGTACGGTTGGCATGATGATCGGCCAGCGCGACGTGCTGACGCCGCTGGCCGAGGATCCTACTCTGCGCGGGCTCGCGAGCGTTCTCGTCGCCAATCAGAAGCGGGCGGCGGGCAGCGAGCGCGCCACCGCCCTGTATCTTGCGGGACTCGACCAGTTCTCCCAGGCTTTCGAGACGACGCTCGCCGGGCGCCCGGCTCAGGTGGACTGGGAGAAGCTGCTCGCCGGCGGCAAGGAATCCGCGCCCCTCGGCCGGCCGCCGGAGACGCGACGCATCGTCCTCATCAATCCGGTCCTCGACTTCACCGCCCTGCAGCCGGGCGGGCAAGCAATTGAGGTCGTTCGCAAGACTGCGGCCGAGCTGGGGCTCACCAAAGAGAACGGCTACGCCTTCCGCCTCACCGGCGACGTGCCGCTGGCCGACGAGGAATTCGCCACGCTCTCGGAGAATATGGCGCTCAACACGGCCGGCACGCTCGTCGTCGTCTCGCTCATTCTCTTCGCCGCCCTGCGTTCGCCGAAGCTCATCCTCGCCGTGCTCGTCACGCTGCTCGCCGGGCTCGCCATCACTTCGGGCGCGGGCATCCTGCTGATTGGCCGGTTCAATCTGATTTCCGTGGCCTTCGCCGCCCTGTTCATCGGCCTCGGCGTCGATTTCGGCATCCAATTCGCCACGCGCTACCGCGAGGAGCGACACGGCCACGGCGATCTCGAGCCGGCGCTGCTGCATGCGACTCAAGGCATCGGCGTGTCGCTGACGCTTGCCGCCGTCTCCCTGCTCGCGGGCTTTTTCTGCTTCCTGCCGACGTCGTTTCTCGGCGTCGCGGAGCTCGGCCTCATCGCCGGCGTCGGCATGATCATCGCCTATTTCGCGACGTTGACCTTCTTGCCCGCCGCCATCAAGCTGCTGCACCCGCCGGCGGAGCATGTGCCGATCGCGACTCATTCGCTCGCCGCGGTCGATCATTGGATCGCCCATCACCGCCCTTTGGTGTTGATCGCCACAGCCGCCATCGTGCTGGCCGGGACGCCGGCGCTGATGCGGCTGCATTTCGACTCGAATCCGATGAATCTGCGCGATCAGCGCGTCGAATCGGTCGCAACCTTCCTCGATCTCTCCAAGGACCCGAAGACCGCGCCCAACAAGATCGAGACGCTTGCGCCCTCGCTCGAGGCGGCGCGCGAGCTCAAACAAAAGATCCTGGCGCTGCCGGAAGTCGACCACGTCGACTCGGTCTTCTCCCTCATTCCCGCCGAACAGGATGAAAAGCTCCCGCTGATCGAACGCGCCGCCACCGAGCTGCGCGGCGCGCTTTATCCCAAGGTCAAGCCCGCGCCGAGCGACGCCGAAACGGTGAAGGCGCTTGCGGCCGCGGCGAAGGCGCTGCGCGCAGCCGTGGCCAAGAAGCCGCAGGCTCCCGTCCTGCGCTTCGCCGCGACGCTCGACGGCCTCGCCAAGGCCGGCCCGCAGACCCGCGAGATGGCCCGCGTCGCGGCTTTCGCCGGCTTCGAGAAGCTTCTGGGCCAGATGCGCGACGCCTTGCAGGCCCAGCGCGTCACCCCCGACACTCTCCCGGAGGAGTTGCGCGCCGACTGGATTTCCGCCGACGGCCTGGTGCGGCTGGAGACCACCCCCAAGGGCGACAGCAACGACCGCGTGGTCATGGGCAGATTCGCCGACGCCATGCTGGCCGTGGCGCCCGAATCGAGCGGCGCGCCCATCATCATCTCGGAGGCGGGCAAGACGGTCACCCGCGCCTTCCTGGAAGCCGGCATCTTCGCTTTTGTCGCGGTCTTCCTTATTCTCGCCGTAGCTTTGCGCAATGCAATCGACGTCGCGCTCACCCTCGGCCCGCTCGTGCTCGCCGGGATCATGAGCCTTCAGGCTGCGGAAATGCTGGGGGTGTCGCTGAATTTCGCCAATATCATCGCTCTGCCGCTGATGTTCGGCGTCGGCGTGGCCTTCCACATCTATTACGTCATCGCCTGGCGGAAGGGCGTCGTCGACATGCTGGCGTCCAGCCTCACCCGCGCCATCTTCTTCAGCTCGCTCACGACGGGAACGGCCTTTGGCAGCCTGTTCCTGTCCAGCCATCCAGGCACCGCCAGCATGGGCGAGTTGCTGACGATCTCGCTGTTTTTCACGCTGCTCGCCGCCTTCATTATCGTCCCCGCCTTTTTAGGTCCGCCGCGTCATGCGACGCCGGGCGCGCCCGACGCGACTTGACGAAAGGCGGCTTTCTGCATTTCGCTATTTTCGCTAAGGGCCACCTCAACTTGGGAAACGGCGCCATGAACAAACTTATCCTGAGCATTGCCGCCGCCACGGCCCTCTTCGCGCCCGTCGCGAGTTTCGCCGCCGACCCCATCTATGGGGTCTGGGTGCGCGACGGCCATCCGACCGACAAGCTCGAATTCTACGACTGTTCCGGGAAGCTCTGCGCCAAGGGCGTGCTTCCGATGCTCGACGGCAGCCCGCCGCCCGTCGTGCTCCGCTCGGCCGCCAAGACCGGGCCAAACAGCTGGAAAGGCGATCTTTTCAACCCGGAGGACGGCAAGACCTATACGGGCAAGATCACCTATGAGTCCCCCAACCAGTTCACCCTGCAAGGGTGCCTGATGGCGTTCCTGTGCCAGAGCGAGACCTGGACGCGCGTCTCCGGTCCGCCCAAGCCGAAAGCCGAGCCGAAGCCCGAGGCCAAGGCCGACGGAAAAGCCGAGGACAAGGCGGAGGGCAAGGCGGAGAGCAAGTCGGAAGGCAAGGCCGAGAGCAAGACCGAGAGCAAGGCTCCTGTCGCAGAGGCCAAAAAGGAAGGCAAGGGAGACGGCAAGGCGGTCGACAAGGCCTCTACCCAGGCCAAGCCGGGCGAGCCCGCCAAGCCCGCGTCCAAACCGACGGCGGGCGCCGAGGCGGCAAAAACGGCCAAGGCCGCGAAAGCGTCGGAGACCAAGACTGTCGCGCCCAAGGCGGCGCCGGCCCATGTGAAGGCGCCGGAAGACGCGGATCAATAAGCATTTTCTGAAGTGAAATTACTAACAGGATAAGCTTGACGTCAGGAAGCCGGCGGGCCAGCTTTGGCGCCTGCTGATTTGGATGCGCGCCAACTCTGGCCTATACGCCGCCATTCAGGATCAAATCCGACCGGCGACCGGCGTTCGTCATACGAACCGCCGCGACCGGAGGCGAATGTCTCGTCGCCGAAAGATGGAGTGAGCTTCTGTTGACGGCCGTCGAGGCATTCCGGTTTCTGCGCCGCATGCGGCTCGACGCCGTCTCGATCGCGGCGGCGTCCGCGCTGCTCGTGGGCTGTGATCTCGAATGGGAGAAGCCCGACATCGCGGTTCCGCCGCCGCCGAAATTTCGCGAAGCCAAGCCCGTGAACGCCACCGCCATCCCGCGCGGGCCGGACTTCGCCGCCGCATTCGGCTCCAAGGAGCTGATGCAGCTCGTCACGCAGGCGGTGGGCGAAAATCTCGACATCGCCGCCGCCGCCGCGCGCATCACCCAGGCCGACGCCCAGGCGCGCGTGGCCAGCGCCGCGCTGTGGCCGAATATTTCGATGCAGGACATCGCCCGCACGACGCGCGTGCCGGGCACAACGACGAACGTCGCCTCGGCCGGATCGAACATCACCCCGGCCTCGACGGCGACCGGCTCGTCGCAGCAGACGCCGCTCACCGGCTTTCGCGCCAGGGAATTCGGCTTCTTTCAGCTCGGCCTGACGGCGAGCTACGAGATCGACTTCTGGGGCAAGAACGAGGACGCCTCGTACGCCGCGCGGCTCCTCGCCAACGCCAGCCGTTTCAACCGGGACACGGTCGAAATCTCGACGATCTCCTCGGTGATCAACGCCTATTTCCAGGTCCTCACCGCGCAGGACCGGCTGCGCATCGCCCATAACAACGTCGCCATCGCCGAGCGCGTCTTCCGCGCCATTCAGGCGCGTTTCGAGGTTGGCGTCGCCAGCGCCCTCGACGTCGCGCAGCAGGAAAGCGTGCTCGCGCAGGCCCGGGCGACCATTCCGCCGCTCGAGCAAACCTTGCGGCAGACCAAGAACCAGCTCGCCGTGCTGATCGGCCAGACGCCCGAAAGCGTCGACGTCAAGGGCGGATCGCTGACGAAGTTGACTTTCCCTCGGGTCACGCCCGGCCTGCCGTCGGAAGTGCTGCTGCGCCGCCCGGACGTGGCCGAAGCGGAGGCGCGGCTCGCCTCGCAGGAGTTTTCGGTGCTGCAGGCGCGCGCCGCCTTTTTCCCTTCGATTACGCTCACCGGGCAATATGGCGTGCAGAGCGCGCTGCTGCACAACCTGCTGCGCCCCGAGGCGGTCGCCTGGCAAGCCGCGGCCAATCTCACCCAGCCGATCTTCGACGGCTTCAATATCCAGGGCCAATACGAGAACCAGAAGGGGCGCTACGCCGAGCTTGCCGCCCTCTACCGCAGACAGGTGTTGACGGCGCTCCAGGAAGCTGAAAACGCGCTGATCGCGGTGAAGGAGCAGGCGGCCGCCTTAAAGGCGCAGGGCGCCGCCGCCGCGGCGGCCGCGCGCGCCCTCGAGGTGGCGGAGGTGCGGCTGCAGGAGGGCACGATCGACATCATCACCCTCTCGACGACGCAGACGACGCTTTTTCAGGCGCAGGATCAGCTTGCCGTGGTGCGGCTCACTTACTTTCAAGCTGCGACGAGCCTATATCAGGCGCTCGGCGGCGGCTGGTCTCCCACGACGAGAGACGCCGAGATCGCACAAGCCAACGCGGCCTATGAGGCCGATAAAGGGATCTTTCCATGATCCGCGCGGACCGGCGGGTTCTGATGGCCATTGGAGCGCTCGCGCTGGCGCTCGCCGCCGGCTGGGCGTGGCAAGGCGGTCTGCGTTTTGGACAAGGCGACAAGCCTGCGGCCGAAAGCGCCGAGGGCCCCGACGGGCGGCGGCGGGACGAAGCCGTGAGCGTCGCGACGGCGAAGGCGCGGATCGAGGACGTGCCGGTGACGATCGACGCCGTGGGCACCGTGCAGGCCCTCAATACGGTGACGATCCGCACCCAGGTCGACGGCCGCCTTCTGCGCCTCGCTTTTACCGAAGGCCAGGACGTCAAGAAGGGCGAGGTTCTCGCCGAGATCGACCCTGCCCTCTACCAGGCCCTCTACGATCAGGCGGTCGCCAAGAAGGCGCAGGACGAGGCCAATCTCGCCAACGCCCGCGTCGATTTGACGCGATACGAGAAGCTCGTCGCCGGCAAGTTTCTTTCCCATCAGCAATACGCCACGCAGAAGGCGCAAGTGACGCAGCTCGAGGCGCAGGTGCGCGCCGATCAGGCCGCGATCGACAACGCCAAGACGACCCTCGACTACGCCACGATCCGCTCGCCGATCGACGGACGCGTGGGCATCCGGCTCGTGGACGTGGGCAATATCGTGCACCCTTCCGACCAGGGCGGCATCGTGGTCGTCACCCAGCTGAAGCCGATTTACGTGGTCTTCACCCTGCCGCAGCAGGCGCTTCCGGCCGTGCAGAAGGCGCAGGCCGCCGGCCCGGCCAAGGTTCGGGCGCTCGGCGCCGACAACGCCACGACGCTCGAGAGCGGCGAACTCTCGGTGATCGACAACCAGATCGATCAGCTGACCGGAACGGTGAAGCTGAAGGCCACCTTCTCCAATCAGGATCTGCGCCTGTGGCCGGGGCAGTTCGTCAATGTGCGGCTGATGCTCGACACGATCCGCAACGCCGTCGTGACGCCGAGCCCTGCGGTTCAGCGCGGACCCAATGGCGCCTTCGTCTATGTTTTGGGGGACGACGGCCGCGCCCATATGAAAAGCGTCACAACAGGACGGCAGGATGAGAACATCGTCGTCCTGACCTCGGGGCTCGAGCCCGGCGCAACCGTCGTGACCAGCGGATTCGCGCGGCTTTTCGACGGCGCGAAGGTGCGCGTGGCGCATGTCGAGGAG
Proteins encoded in this window:
- a CDS encoding efflux RND transporter periplasmic adaptor subunit, translated to MIRADRRVLMAIGALALALAAGWAWQGGLRFGQGDKPAAESAEGPDGRRRDEAVSVATAKARIEDVPVTIDAVGTVQALNTVTIRTQVDGRLLRLAFTEGQDVKKGEVLAEIDPALYQALYDQAVAKKAQDEANLANARVDLTRYEKLVAGKFLSHQQYATQKAQVTQLEAQVRADQAAIDNAKTTLDYATIRSPIDGRVGIRLVDVGNIVHPSDQGGIVVVTQLKPIYVVFTLPQQALPAVQKAQAAGPAKVRALGADNATTLESGELSVIDNQIDQLTGTVKLKATFSNQDLRLWPGQFVNVRLMLDTIRNAVVTPSPAVQRGPNGAFVYVLGDDGRAHMKSVTTGRQDENIVVLTSGLEPGATVVTSGFARLFDGAKVRVAHVEEPATAAATPAEPQKEPEGGGRRRRGAKGDSARGDGAKGEGSPGK